Proteins found in one Brevibacillus brevis genomic segment:
- a CDS encoding aspartate kinase translates to MGLIVQKYGGTSVGTIERILRVADRIISYKEEGHDVVVVVSAMGKSTDVLVDMAKQISAYPSEREMDMLLTTGEQVSIALLSMALHTKGYDAISLTGWQAGITTEAIHGRARIKQIDPERIQSELGRGRVVIVAGFQGISDEGEITTLGRGGSDTSAVTLAASLNAEKCEIFTDVSGVYTADPRMVPAASKLDTISYDEMLELANLGAGVLHPRSVEAAKKYKVRLVVRSSFTAEDGTYVEEVANMETGRVVSGVAHDEDVAKITVVGMPAKVGTLSRLFNTLADNQVNVDIIIQSSYDATVTNISFTVAADDLKKALDTLDRNKNELGFEKVDFEESLTKVSIVGSGMINNPGVAAEMFRVLAEKEISIKMVSTSDIKVSCVIPAALTELAVRSLHSAYGLDVEETAVVHGV, encoded by the coding sequence ATGGGGTTGATCGTGCAGAAATACGGAGGCACCTCTGTAGGTACCATTGAGCGAATTTTACGAGTTGCGGATCGAATTATCAGCTACAAAGAGGAAGGACATGATGTGGTAGTCGTTGTCTCTGCGATGGGGAAATCTACTGACGTATTGGTAGACATGGCCAAGCAGATTAGCGCATACCCATCCGAGCGTGAAATGGATATGCTGCTGACCACGGGGGAGCAAGTATCGATCGCGCTTTTGTCGATGGCCTTGCATACAAAAGGCTACGACGCTATTTCTCTTACGGGCTGGCAAGCTGGAATCACCACGGAGGCGATTCACGGAAGAGCGCGGATCAAGCAGATTGATCCCGAGCGGATTCAATCCGAGCTCGGACGCGGTCGTGTGGTCATCGTGGCAGGATTCCAAGGGATCAGTGACGAAGGTGAAATTACGACGCTCGGCCGCGGTGGATCGGATACATCTGCGGTTACACTTGCAGCGAGCTTGAACGCTGAGAAATGCGAAATCTTTACAGACGTGTCCGGGGTGTATACAGCTGATCCACGAATGGTTCCAGCTGCGAGCAAGCTGGATACGATCTCGTATGATGAGATGCTGGAGCTGGCGAACCTCGGTGCAGGGGTTCTTCATCCTAGGTCAGTAGAGGCTGCGAAAAAATACAAGGTAAGGCTGGTCGTCCGCTCCAGCTTTACTGCCGAAGATGGTACGTACGTTGAGGAGGTTGCCAACATGGAAACAGGTAGAGTAGTAAGTGGAGTTGCACATGATGAAGATGTAGCCAAAATCACGGTTGTCGGCATGCCTGCCAAGGTCGGGACGCTCTCCCGTCTGTTCAATACGCTGGCAGACAACCAGGTGAACGTCGATATTATTATCCAAAGCTCTTATGATGCGACTGTTACGAATATTTCTTTTACAGTTGCAGCGGATGACCTGAAAAAAGCACTGGATACGCTGGACAGAAACAAAAACGAGCTTGGTTTTGAAAAAGTCGATTTCGAGGAAAGCTTGACCAAAGTATCCATTGTTGGCTCCGGAATGATCAACAATCCAGGGGTTGCTGCCGAAATGTTCCGCGTTCTGGCAGAAAAAGAAATTTCTATTAAAATGGTATCTACATCTGATATCAAGGTTTCTTGCGTCATTCCAGCCGCCTTGACGGAGCTGGCTGTTCGCAGTCTGCATTCGGCCTATGGTCTGGATGTTGAGGAAACCGCAGTCGTGCACGGCGTATAA
- a CDS encoding YslB family protein has protein sequence MKEKDQLAALLPPETIPYAERMNMPYLGYHLLRETLTSTLLGDSENHILYWIGKNMGRQIPIQSATGPIMPFIRLGLGQLDVVEETKQTIVYSLTHSIFSYQSIERLGCSLSFEAGIIAGMIEQWKERETFSKIEMESSSDIRISVQVAS, from the coding sequence ATGAAAGAGAAGGATCAGCTTGCAGCACTGTTGCCGCCAGAGACCATTCCCTATGCGGAAAGAATGAATATGCCCTACCTTGGCTATCATCTTCTACGCGAAACGCTGACTAGTACCCTGCTAGGCGATAGTGAAAACCATATTCTCTATTGGATAGGAAAAAATATGGGCCGCCAAATCCCCATTCAATCTGCAACAGGTCCGATTATGCCTTTTATTCGGCTCGGATTAGGCCAGCTAGACGTCGTGGAGGAGACCAAACAAACGATCGTCTATTCACTCACTCATTCCATTTTTAGCTATCAGTCTATAGAAAGACTAGGATGCAGTCTTTCCTTTGAAGCCGGGATCATCGCTGGTATGATTGAGCAATGGAAAGAAAGAGAAACGTTTAGCAAAATCGAAATGGAAAGCTCTTCTGACATACGTATCTCCGTACAAGTGGCGTCATGA
- a CDS encoding succinate dehydrogenase cytochrome b558 subunit, whose product MAKGHSFLSHKLHSLLGLFPIGLFLLFHLTANYQATRGAEAFNQTVGLIENVPFVLVLEFVFIYLPILFHAVYGLYIAFQAKQNVGNFGYFRNQMFLWQRVTGVITLIFIVWHVWETRIQKAMGAHVDFDMMANILSSPAMIVFYTIGIISTTFHFSNGLWSFLVHWGITVGPRSQRIATFLTLGVFVVVTFIGLRAMSAFIL is encoded by the coding sequence ATGGCGAAAGGCCATAGCTTTCTCAGTCACAAGCTCCACTCACTTCTTGGTTTGTTTCCGATCGGGCTCTTCCTGCTGTTTCACTTGACAGCCAACTACCAAGCGACCCGTGGAGCCGAAGCTTTTAATCAAACAGTTGGTTTGATTGAAAATGTTCCATTCGTATTGGTGCTTGAATTTGTTTTTATCTACCTCCCGATCCTGTTTCACGCTGTTTACGGTCTCTACATTGCGTTCCAAGCTAAGCAAAACGTAGGGAACTTCGGTTACTTCCGAAATCAAATGTTCTTGTGGCAACGTGTTACAGGAGTCATTACCCTCATTTTTATTGTTTGGCACGTTTGGGAAACACGTATCCAAAAAGCAATGGGTGCACACGTGGATTTTGACATGATGGCAAACATTTTAAGCAGTCCTGCAATGATCGTATTCTACACAATCGGGATTATTAGCACGACTTTCCACTTCTCCAACGGACTGTGGTCGTTCCTGGTTCACTGGGGAATTACAGTTGGGCCGCGTTCCCAGCGCATTGCAACATTCCTGACTTTGGGCGTATTCGTAGTTGTAACCTTCATCGGCTTGCGTGCGATGTCGGCTTTCATTTTGTAG
- the sdhA gene encoding succinate dehydrogenase flavoprotein subunit, with product MAKGKLIIVGGGLAGLMATIKAAEKGVPVQLFSLVPVKRSHSVCAQGGINGAVNTKGEGDSTWEHFDDTVYGGDFLANQPPVKAMCDAAPGIIYMLDRMGVMFNRTPEGLLDFRRFGGTKHHRTAFAGATTGQQLLYALDEQVRRYEAEGLVTKYEYWDFLGAVLDDTGTCRGITAQNMRSGEIQSFRADAVILATGGPGIIFGKSTNSIINTGTAASAAYQQGVIYSNGEMIQIHPTAIPGDDKLRLMSESARGEGGRVWTYRDGKPWYFLEDKYPAYGNLVPRDIATREIFSVCVDMKLGINGENMVYLDLSHKDPKELDVKLGGIIEIYEKFVGDDPRKVPMKIFPAVHYSMGGMWVDYNQMTNIPGLFAAGECDYSQHGANRLGANSLLSAIYGGMVAGPKAIEYIKGLNQSSDDLSSTLFDGFTSKEQAKYDSILKMDGTENAYLIHKELGEWMTDNVTVVRYNDRLQKTDDKIVELMERYKKININDTNKWSNSGAAFTRHLWNMLVLSRAITIGALKRDESRGAHYKPDFPERDDENFMKTTMAKFNAETTAPEIYYEDIDVSLIAPRKRDYTSDKKH from the coding sequence ATGGCAAAAGGTAAACTGATCATTGTCGGTGGAGGTTTGGCCGGCTTGATGGCTACCATCAAAGCAGCAGAAAAAGGCGTTCCTGTTCAGCTGTTCTCCCTGGTTCCGGTAAAACGTTCCCACTCTGTCTGTGCGCAGGGCGGTATTAACGGTGCGGTAAATACCAAAGGGGAAGGCGACTCCACATGGGAGCACTTCGACGATACAGTATATGGCGGAGATTTCTTGGCAAACCAACCGCCAGTTAAAGCAATGTGCGATGCAGCACCTGGCATCATCTATATGTTGGACCGTATGGGCGTTATGTTTAACCGTACGCCAGAAGGTCTGTTGGACTTCCGTCGTTTCGGGGGAACCAAGCATCACCGTACCGCTTTTGCGGGTGCGACAACTGGACAACAGCTCTTGTACGCATTGGACGAACAAGTACGCCGTTATGAAGCTGAAGGTCTGGTAACCAAGTACGAATATTGGGATTTCCTCGGAGCCGTTTTGGACGATACAGGAACCTGTCGCGGGATTACTGCACAAAACATGCGTTCCGGTGAAATTCAATCCTTCCGTGCGGATGCCGTTATTTTGGCAACAGGCGGACCTGGTATCATCTTCGGTAAATCGACGAACTCGATTATCAATACAGGTACAGCAGCGTCTGCGGCGTATCAACAAGGGGTTATCTACTCCAATGGTGAGATGATCCAAATTCACCCAACTGCAATCCCGGGCGACGACAAGCTTCGTCTGATGTCCGAGTCTGCTCGTGGTGAAGGTGGTCGTGTATGGACGTACAGAGACGGTAAGCCTTGGTACTTCCTGGAAGATAAATACCCTGCATACGGAAACCTGGTTCCGCGTGACATCGCGACTCGCGAAATCTTCTCCGTTTGCGTAGACATGAAGCTGGGTATCAACGGCGAAAACATGGTATACCTCGACCTGTCCCACAAAGATCCAAAAGAACTGGATGTAAAATTGGGCGGTATTATCGAGATTTACGAAAAATTCGTTGGGGATGACCCACGTAAAGTTCCAATGAAGATTTTCCCTGCGGTTCACTACTCCATGGGCGGTATGTGGGTAGACTACAACCAAATGACCAATATCCCTGGTTTGTTTGCAGCAGGTGAGTGCGATTACTCTCAGCACGGTGCAAACCGTTTGGGTGCGAACTCCCTCTTGTCCGCAATCTATGGCGGTATGGTAGCAGGTCCAAAAGCGATCGAGTACATCAAAGGCTTGAACCAATCCTCTGATGATCTGTCTTCCACGCTCTTCGACGGCTTCACAAGCAAAGAGCAAGCGAAATACGACAGCATCCTGAAAATGGACGGAACAGAAAATGCTTACCTGATCCACAAGGAACTGGGTGAGTGGATGACTGACAACGTAACGGTAGTTCGTTACAACGACCGTCTGCAAAAAACGGATGATAAGATCGTTGAACTGATGGAACGCTACAAGAAAATCAACATCAACGATACGAATAAATGGAGCAACTCTGGTGCGGCGTTTACCCGTCATCTGTGGAACATGCTCGTACTGTCCCGCGCGATCACAATCGGTGCGCTCAAGCGTGACGAGAGCCGCGGTGCTCACTACAAGCCTGACTTCCCTGAGCGTGATGACGAAAACTTCATGAAGACGACAATGGCGAAGTTCAATGCTGAAACGACTGCGCCTGAAATCTACTATGAAGACATCGACGTATCCCTGATCGCACCACGTAAACGTGACTATACGTCTGACAAGAAGCATTAA
- the sdhB gene encoding succinate dehydrogenase iron-sulfur subunit has protein sequence MAEKLIHLIITRQDSPDSTPYKEEFKIPYRPGMNVISALMEIQRNPLNAQGQKTSPVNWESNCLEEVCGACSMVINGRPRQACSALVDKLEQPIRLEPMSTFPVQRDLSIDRSRMFDALKRVKAWVPIDGTHDLGPGPRMPEVERQWAYELSKCMTCGVCLEACPNVNAKSDFIGPFAISQVRLFNQHPTGMMNKHERLEALMEDGGIGDCGNSQNCVQACPKGIPLTTSIAHMNKETTKHAVKKFFFS, from the coding sequence ATGGCAGAAAAATTGATTCATTTGATTATCACTCGTCAAGATAGCCCTGACAGCACTCCGTACAAGGAAGAGTTCAAAATCCCTTACCGTCCTGGTATGAACGTGATCAGTGCTTTGATGGAGATTCAACGTAATCCACTCAACGCACAAGGTCAAAAAACGTCTCCAGTAAACTGGGAATCGAACTGCTTGGAAGAAGTATGCGGTGCGTGCTCGATGGTTATTAACGGAAGACCGCGTCAAGCGTGCTCGGCACTGGTTGATAAACTGGAACAGCCGATTCGTCTTGAGCCAATGAGCACCTTCCCTGTACAGCGTGACTTGTCGATTGACCGCAGCCGCATGTTCGATGCGCTGAAACGCGTAAAAGCGTGGGTTCCAATCGATGGTACGCATGATCTGGGGCCAGGTCCTCGCATGCCGGAAGTTGAGCGTCAATGGGCGTACGAGCTTTCGAAGTGCATGACGTGCGGTGTTTGCTTGGAAGCTTGCCCGAACGTGAATGCGAAGTCTGACTTCATCGGTCCGTTTGCGATTTCGCAGGTTCGTCTGTTCAACCAGCATCCAACGGGTATGATGAACAAGCATGAGCGTCTGGAAGCTCTGATGGAAGATGGCGGTATCGGTGATTGCGGTAACTCGCAAAACTGCGTACAGGCATGTCCAAAAGGCATTCCGCTGACAACTTCGATTGCTCACATGAACAAAGAAACAACCAAACATGCAGTGAAGAAGTTCTTCTTCTCCTAA
- a CDS encoding MarR family winged helix-turn-helix transcriptional regulator has protein sequence MPSPSTDTLERLQEAFRTIMRTMGTQLAEPVSGLTGPQFYILHQLEQKEQCTVGELAESMGVKPSAITAMVDRLDKHGFVARDRDEEDRRVVYISLRDSGKKILQVAKQNRREQLNKMFSHLSEDELQQFVSIFEKLAVAAVIESN, from the coding sequence ATGCCCTCCCCTTCTACAGATACGCTTGAGCGCTTGCAGGAGGCGTTTCGTACCATTATGCGCACGATGGGAACGCAATTAGCTGAACCTGTCTCTGGTTTAACTGGCCCACAATTTTACATTCTTCATCAGTTGGAACAGAAGGAACAATGCACGGTTGGAGAGTTGGCTGAATCAATGGGGGTCAAACCAAGCGCAATCACAGCAATGGTCGACCGTTTGGATAAACACGGCTTCGTCGCCCGTGATCGTGATGAGGAAGATCGCCGAGTCGTTTATATCAGCTTGCGTGATTCTGGCAAAAAAATTTTGCAAGTAGCCAAGCAGAATCGGAGAGAACAACTAAATAAAATGTTTTCTCACCTCAGCGAGGATGAACTCCAGCAGTTCGTCAGCATCTTTGAAAAGCTGGCGGTGGCGGCGGTTATCGAGTCGAATTGA
- a CDS encoding S8 family serine peptidase: MKKKVCSIGLILALLPATTVSTTAFEGTATIRTQILQDLADMHQPLHTGKADKEYKAKADEWQRQELLLRGEQLKSAPVDSLEMIEATKAWEEAGVKGEGMLVSVIDTGVNPRHPDLPAPHDKRSAMQKSGSSQKVIPGFNWADRTQTTEDVSESQHGIHVAGIIGANGKVKGVAPEAQLISQKVFSNYQSEVPGLGESILFAINDSITKKADVINLSLGSSAGYVDETNVEQMAVKRAVDNGIVVVAAAGNDAYFGSDKVRAQNPDIAMIGSPGLSPDAFSVASVNATALAGYSFTVQGVPGMEKVVYLSGYVEGGGAINPVMTLMKPYPLVYMGKGKKEDYNVSVKDKVVLLERGDISFDEKLRLAKEAGAVGAVIYNNEMGPLIISAEHAKQIPAVSILKHMGEQMAQAIKKGKKVTVSFNGEYGQNPMPYPDGGTISAFSSWGPTPDLQFKPEIAAPGGGILSLTRESEYAVKSGTSMATPHVAGGMALLKQGYLKQGRNLQGRSLVDTLKAAAMNTAEPIIDPQISVAAADKEKAKKVPYSPRVQGAGVMQIAKAIKTPAIVVTAKGKAGVSLGEIGNSTTFSLFINNKFGKKPITYQLQNEFGVLTDLRKNGINMLTDTLFEGAELQFSAPKITVAPGKLEEVKVTLTIPQGSARNQFAEGFISFQPDDKELPTLRTPFYGFYGDWDEPRIMDQPVWEAESQEKRTGVKTTWYHDKRNDKWRYRDYLGVSGVKADGGAKVDPNHIAFSPNGDGHYDVAAPSITFLRNARHIIVEVTDQSGKPIRTLVRDEKVSKFDQSKLGTPYYYTEKEAWSWDGKIFSPQKGAYIQAPDGQYQFSIKAKIDDRNANWQSMTLPIRVDTKAPVITASVSGNRVQWSSRDKDIQAYFLYVNGKRVGGPYSPKVSSTLINQPDKKMSVVAYDYAGNISVAHINGKSDSTPPFVEFPDDLFPYLKISKQPDVAFRGKVTGEDMMDRVRLSINKTPVKLATDGSFETILRLTEGLNYVMYSAMDMYGNKRQFTQRVIVDTSPPTLQLLNDGSEDVQFDPATKNMLVPVRFMYRDQTYKGQVSINGQIVSYFEEEQLEIPAQKYVTQMLSMKQGENRILLEGKDGAGNQSMLMVYAYVDANAGAVVISNGEQRISYKARTVPAPTIQLPNKQLEGQEGETLPIEGKVTGAGAVNLQINYGSKSFQTNANDHGLFRLVLHEVEEGKQKLTVVATDALGREARAEMNVVGKKK, translated from the coding sequence ATGAAGAAAAAGGTATGCAGCATTGGATTGATATTGGCTTTGCTTCCCGCAACGACTGTGAGCACAACAGCGTTTGAAGGAACGGCGACCATTCGTACGCAGATTTTACAGGATCTCGCGGATATGCACCAGCCATTACATACAGGCAAGGCGGACAAGGAATATAAAGCGAAAGCAGATGAATGGCAACGACAAGAACTGCTACTGCGAGGTGAGCAATTAAAATCCGCGCCTGTCGATTCGCTGGAAATGATTGAGGCGACTAAGGCTTGGGAGGAAGCGGGGGTAAAAGGGGAAGGGATGCTCGTTTCCGTGATCGATACGGGAGTCAATCCGCGTCACCCTGATTTGCCTGCCCCACATGATAAGCGTTCAGCCATGCAAAAATCAGGCTCTTCCCAGAAGGTGATTCCTGGCTTTAACTGGGCTGACCGTACGCAAACAACGGAAGACGTATCGGAATCCCAGCATGGTATCCATGTGGCGGGAATTATTGGTGCGAACGGAAAAGTAAAAGGGGTTGCTCCCGAAGCACAGCTCATTAGCCAAAAAGTATTTTCCAACTATCAAAGCGAGGTACCTGGGCTAGGTGAATCGATTTTATTTGCAATCAATGATTCCATTACGAAAAAAGCAGATGTCATCAACTTGAGTCTCGGTTCCTCAGCGGGTTATGTGGATGAAACAAATGTAGAGCAAATGGCTGTGAAGCGAGCAGTCGATAATGGGATCGTAGTAGTGGCAGCCGCCGGCAATGATGCGTATTTCGGCAGTGATAAGGTACGAGCACAGAATCCGGATATCGCCATGATCGGTTCTCCAGGCTTGAGTCCTGATGCGTTTTCAGTTGCTTCTGTCAACGCTACAGCACTGGCTGGCTATAGCTTTACGGTGCAAGGAGTACCCGGTATGGAGAAAGTCGTGTATTTATCGGGCTATGTGGAAGGCGGGGGTGCAATAAACCCAGTCATGACGCTGATGAAGCCGTATCCGCTCGTCTATATGGGGAAAGGGAAGAAGGAAGACTACAATGTTTCCGTAAAAGATAAAGTGGTATTGCTCGAGAGAGGGGACATTTCATTTGACGAAAAGCTGCGTCTCGCCAAAGAAGCAGGAGCAGTTGGTGCTGTCATCTACAACAATGAAATGGGACCACTGATTATCAGTGCGGAGCATGCCAAACAAATCCCGGCTGTTTCAATTTTGAAGCACATGGGCGAGCAAATGGCACAAGCGATTAAAAAAGGCAAGAAAGTGACCGTCTCCTTTAACGGTGAATATGGACAAAATCCAATGCCCTACCCAGACGGTGGAACGATCTCTGCTTTTTCATCATGGGGACCAACGCCCGATTTGCAGTTCAAACCGGAGATTGCAGCTCCAGGTGGGGGCATCTTGTCACTCACGCGAGAGTCTGAATATGCCGTGAAAAGTGGTACTTCAATGGCGACGCCACATGTGGCAGGCGGAATGGCTTTGCTGAAGCAAGGCTATCTCAAGCAAGGGCGGAACCTACAAGGCAGATCGCTAGTCGATACGTTAAAGGCTGCGGCTATGAATACAGCAGAGCCGATTATCGATCCGCAAATCAGCGTTGCAGCAGCGGATAAAGAGAAAGCAAAAAAAGTACCTTACAGCCCACGGGTTCAAGGGGCAGGTGTGATGCAAATCGCAAAAGCGATCAAGACCCCAGCCATCGTTGTGACTGCAAAAGGAAAAGCAGGCGTCTCGTTAGGAGAGATCGGGAATTCAACGACCTTTTCTCTGTTTATCAATAACAAGTTTGGCAAAAAGCCGATTACGTATCAACTGCAAAATGAGTTTGGCGTCTTGACCGACTTGCGCAAGAATGGGATCAACATGCTGACCGATACTCTTTTCGAGGGGGCAGAACTGCAATTTTCAGCACCGAAGATTACCGTTGCCCCAGGGAAGTTAGAGGAAGTGAAGGTAACGCTCACGATTCCGCAAGGCTCCGCACGCAATCAATTTGCAGAAGGATTTATTTCCTTTCAACCAGATGATAAGGAGCTGCCTACGTTGCGCACGCCGTTTTATGGCTTCTATGGCGATTGGGATGAACCAAGGATTATGGATCAGCCCGTATGGGAGGCAGAAAGCCAGGAAAAACGCACAGGTGTCAAGACAACCTGGTATCATGATAAACGCAATGACAAGTGGCGCTATCGCGATTATCTAGGAGTTTCAGGTGTTAAAGCCGATGGCGGTGCGAAAGTCGATCCCAATCATATCGCCTTTTCGCCAAACGGGGATGGGCATTATGATGTCGCTGCTCCTTCGATTACGTTTTTGCGGAATGCCCGTCATATTATCGTCGAAGTAACAGACCAGTCAGGCAAGCCGATTCGCACTCTTGTTCGTGATGAAAAGGTGAGCAAGTTCGACCAATCCAAGCTGGGGACCCCATACTATTATACGGAAAAGGAAGCGTGGAGCTGGGACGGAAAGATCTTTTCACCGCAAAAAGGCGCCTATATACAGGCACCTGATGGGCAGTACCAATTCTCCATTAAGGCCAAAATAGACGATCGCAATGCAAATTGGCAATCGATGACACTTCCCATCCGTGTGGATACAAAAGCTCCTGTAATTACAGCTTCTGTGTCAGGAAATCGGGTTCAGTGGAGTAGCCGTGATAAAGATATCCAGGCCTATTTCCTTTATGTAAACGGCAAAAGAGTAGGAGGCCCCTATTCTCCAAAAGTGTCCAGCACACTCATTAATCAGCCGGATAAAAAAATGAGTGTGGTAGCGTATGATTACGCGGGGAATATCAGTGTGGCACATATAAACGGGAAAAGCGACAGCACCCCGCCATTTGTGGAGTTTCCGGATGATTTGTTTCCTTATTTGAAAATATCCAAGCAGCCGGATGTGGCCTTCAGGGGCAAAGTGACAGGCGAGGATATGATGGACAGAGTGCGCTTGTCGATTAACAAAACGCCTGTAAAGCTGGCGACGGATGGATCATTTGAAACCATCCTGCGATTAACGGAAGGCCTCAATTATGTGATGTACAGTGCAATGGATATGTATGGAAACAAGCGCCAATTCACACAGCGGGTCATCGTCGATACGAGTCCTCCGACATTGCAATTGCTAAACGATGGCAGCGAAGACGTACAGTTCGATCCAGCAACCAAGAACATGCTGGTTCCAGTCCGCTTCATGTACAGAGATCAAACCTACAAAGGTCAGGTAAGTATCAACGGGCAAATCGTGTCCTACTTTGAAGAAGAGCAATTGGAAATCCCTGCGCAAAAATACGTAACGCAAATGTTGAGTATGAAGCAGGGAGAAAATCGCATTTTACTCGAAGGAAAAGACGGCGCAGGCAATCAAAGCATGCTAATGGTGTATGCGTATGTGGATGCAAATGCAGGGGCTGTTGTCATAAGCAATGGGGAGCAGCGTATATCCTACAAGGCGCGAACAGTGCCAGCTCCGACGATACAGCTTCCTAACAAACAGCTGGAAGGGCAGGAAGGCGAAACGCTGCCCATCGAAGGGAAAGTGACAGGTGCTGGTGCTGTTAACCTCCAAATCAACTACGGATCAAAGAGCTTTCAGACCAACGCGAATGATCATGGGCTTTTTCGCTTGGTGCTTCATGAGGTAGAGGAAGGCAAGCAAAAACTGACGGTTGTTGCTACCGATGCGCTGGGTAGGGAAGCCCGAGCGGAGATGAACGTCGTCGGAAAGAAAAAATAG
- a CDS encoding chemotaxis protein CheX — MIVQYLDPFLESASSVIQQVCNVDISRGELAEREWSHVEGHTWIRIGMTGQLQGEVFFGLQEELALRIVSAMMGGYPVQEMDELGKSAISELGNMISGNASTLLSNRGVIVDITPPLFLHQHDLKDMAGTALTAPLDLHDMGRLDIQIIVIR; from the coding sequence ATGATAGTCCAGTACCTTGATCCATTTCTTGAATCAGCTTCGTCCGTGATTCAACAAGTATGCAATGTCGACATTTCGCGTGGAGAGTTAGCTGAAAGAGAATGGAGCCATGTAGAAGGCCATACATGGATTCGAATCGGAATGACAGGCCAATTACAAGGTGAGGTCTTTTTCGGTCTGCAAGAGGAATTGGCTTTGCGCATTGTCTCGGCCATGATGGGCGGCTATCCCGTGCAAGAGATGGATGAGCTCGGTAAAAGTGCCATTTCCGAGTTAGGGAACATGATTTCCGGGAATGCGAGCACGCTTTTATCCAATCGAGGTGTTATTGTAGACATTACCCCGCCCTTATTTCTACACCAGCATGACTTGAAAGACATGGCAGGGACAGCATTGACTGCACCGCTCGATCTTCATGACATGGGCAGACTGGATATTCAAATAATTGTGATAAGATAG